Proteins co-encoded in one Roseiconus lacunae genomic window:
- a CDS encoding NAD(P)/FAD-dependent oxidoreductase, with amino-acid sequence MNASPNEQTSTVVIGGGVSGLACARVLADAGKSVQVLEASDRVGGRVRTDRVDGLTLDHGFQVLLTAYPACEKLLNYDELRLRRFRPGALVRKNGHFAVLADPWRNPTKAFASALSSVGSLGDKLKVGQLRSESRRGSLDELYQLPNISTLQRLQDAGLTESIIDDFFRPFLGGVFLDESLQTSRRMFEFVFRMFAEGEIAIPADGMAAIPRQLAEALPRGTIRLKTSVRTIEHLERGSRLHLSDGITIDASTVVVATESGAAAKLLNLDSIATKWNQTTTVYFQAPKSPEDSQMLILRGDERCPPAAQDVSAPESAIQTMTVLSDIAPEYATRDRSLISISISERFSDIDIDDAIKMVHNQARSWFGDQVDRWEFVRAYRIPFALPRLDLRTVVKSVRGCEIAKGCPEHVYVCGDHRETASLHGAMNSGMRVASRIIETI; translated from the coding sequence ATGAACGCGTCCCCCAATGAACAAACGAGTACCGTCGTAATTGGCGGTGGTGTCTCCGGTTTAGCTTGTGCGCGGGTGCTGGCCGATGCCGGCAAATCCGTCCAAGTCCTTGAGGCAAGCGATCGCGTCGGAGGACGGGTACGCACAGACCGCGTTGATGGTTTGACCTTGGATCATGGTTTTCAAGTCTTGCTGACAGCTTACCCGGCTTGCGAAAAACTCTTGAACTATGACGAACTGCGATTGCGACGGTTTCGACCTGGAGCTTTGGTTCGAAAAAATGGGCACTTCGCCGTACTCGCCGATCCATGGCGAAACCCGACGAAAGCGTTTGCGTCGGCACTTTCGAGTGTCGGATCGCTGGGTGACAAACTGAAAGTTGGCCAGTTGCGATCCGAGAGTCGTCGGGGAAGTCTGGATGAACTTTATCAGCTACCGAACATTTCAACGCTCCAACGACTTCAAGACGCAGGGCTAACAGAGTCAATCATCGACGATTTCTTTCGACCGTTCCTTGGCGGCGTCTTTTTGGATGAATCACTGCAAACAAGTCGGCGGATGTTCGAGTTTGTGTTCCGTATGTTTGCCGAGGGGGAGATTGCCATCCCCGCCGATGGGATGGCTGCGATCCCTCGGCAATTGGCCGAGGCTTTGCCCCGCGGGACGATTCGTCTGAAAACCTCCGTCCGAACGATCGAACACCTCGAACGAGGAAGTCGGCTGCATCTTTCCGACGGGATCACCATCGACGCGTCGACCGTCGTCGTCGCTACCGAAAGCGGTGCCGCGGCCAAGTTGCTGAATCTGGATTCGATCGCTACGAAGTGGAACCAAACAACGACGGTCTATTTCCAGGCGCCGAAGTCTCCGGAAGACAGCCAGATGCTGATTCTTCGTGGTGACGAACGTTGTCCGCCGGCGGCGCAGGATGTGTCGGCTCCTGAAAGCGCGATCCAGACAATGACAGTGCTGAGTGACATCGCTCCGGAGTACGCGACGCGGGATCGCTCGTTGATCTCGATTAGTATTTCCGAGCGATTCAGTGACATCGATATCGACGACGCGATCAAGATGGTCCACAATCAGGCAAGGTCGTGGTTCGGAGACCAGGTTGATCGCTGGGAGTTCGTGCGAGCTTATCGAATTCCATTTGCTTTGCCGCGATTGGACCTGCGAACGGTGGTCAAAAGTGTTCGTGGCTGTGAAATCGCCAAAGGTTGCCCTGAACACGTTTATGTCTGCGGAGATCACCGCGAAACCGCCAGCCTGCACGGCGCGATGAACAGTGGAATGCGAGTTGCATCGAGAATCATCGAAACGATTTAG
- a CDS encoding SGNH/GDSL hydrolase family protein: MIDHQILIYSDSLTWGIIPNTRNRLPFELRWPGVLENALRERGVSARVIEDCLNGRRTAFDDPEKPGRSGLEGVEQKIEMHSPLRLVVLMLGTNDFQAVHANTIGRSAQGMASLVAAVRRAPIEPDMPIPQILIVAPPPVGQPKGEMAYKFDGAKERCEGLSSAFEQVARGHDCGFFDAGSITTTSKIDGVHLDEDQHEVLGLAIADVAECMIIQ; this comes from the coding sequence GTGATTGATCATCAGATACTCATTTATTCGGATTCACTGACATGGGGTATCATTCCGAATACTCGCAACCGATTGCCGTTTGAGCTGCGATGGCCCGGGGTGCTAGAAAATGCCTTGCGTGAACGAGGTGTCAGCGCTCGTGTAATTGAGGACTGCCTCAACGGTCGACGTACCGCATTTGATGATCCTGAAAAACCGGGGCGAAGTGGATTGGAGGGAGTGGAACAGAAAATTGAAATGCACTCGCCGCTGCGTCTGGTCGTTCTGATGCTCGGGACCAACGACTTCCAAGCGGTGCACGCAAATACTATCGGTCGGTCGGCTCAAGGCATGGCGTCGCTGGTCGCTGCTGTAAGGAGAGCTCCTATTGAGCCCGACATGCCAATTCCGCAAATCCTAATTGTTGCACCGCCACCTGTCGGACAGCCAAAGGGTGAAATGGCTTATAAGTTTGACGGTGCCAAGGAAAGGTGCGAAGGGTTGTCGTCCGCGTTCGAGCAAGTCGCAAGGGGGCATGACTGTGGATTTTTTGATGCCGGCTCGATCACAACCACCAGCAAAATTGATGGCGTACATCTCGACGAAGACCAGCACGAAGTACTCGGCTTAGCGATTGCTGATGTCGCCGAATGTATGATCATACAATGA
- a CDS encoding NAD-dependent epimerase/dehydratase family protein: protein MRVIVTGSSGLIGSAAVRHWDANGSEVIGIDNDMRATFFGPEGSTRWNQSRLESETTHFRTAAIDIRDRDAIMDLFQNEPPDLVIHCAAQPSHDRAAAIPFLDFEVNATGTLNLLEATRQHAPDAVFCHMSTNKVYGDAPNELPLEERDTRWEYAREEDFDGIDENCRIDQTMHSLFGASKTAADVLAQEYGKYFGLKTGIFRGGCLTGSSHSGVELHGFLSYLVHVAVTGKPYTIFGYKGKQVRDQIECSDVVKAFEAFANNPRPGEVYNIGGGRNNSASVLECIDLIKQIGGYRVNFTLGEDNRKGDHICYISDLSKLRRDYPEWDIRVSLEEILSQMIAGEESKQA, encoded by the coding sequence ATGCGTGTCATCGTCACTGGTTCAAGCGGCTTGATCGGCTCGGCAGCAGTCCGACACTGGGATGCCAACGGCAGCGAAGTGATCGGAATCGACAACGACATGCGAGCGACCTTCTTTGGTCCCGAAGGTAGCACTCGTTGGAATCAGTCACGTCTAGAATCCGAAACAACTCATTTTAGAACGGCCGCGATCGACATTCGTGATCGAGACGCCATCATGGACTTGTTCCAAAACGAACCACCAGACTTAGTGATTCACTGTGCCGCCCAGCCATCACACGATCGCGCCGCGGCCATTCCGTTTTTGGACTTTGAAGTCAATGCCACTGGCACTCTCAATCTTCTCGAAGCGACACGGCAGCACGCCCCGGACGCTGTCTTCTGTCACATGAGCACCAATAAGGTGTACGGCGACGCTCCCAACGAATTGCCGCTCGAAGAACGAGACACCCGCTGGGAGTACGCACGCGAAGAGGACTTTGATGGGATCGACGAAAACTGTCGGATCGATCAGACGATGCATTCGCTGTTCGGTGCCAGTAAGACTGCGGCGGATGTCTTGGCCCAAGAATACGGCAAATACTTCGGTCTAAAGACCGGGATTTTTCGTGGCGGATGTCTGACCGGATCCAGCCACAGCGGTGTCGAACTGCATGGTTTTCTGAGCTACCTTGTCCATGTCGCCGTCACCGGCAAACCCTACACTATCTTTGGCTACAAGGGAAAACAGGTCCGCGATCAAATTGAATGTAGCGATGTCGTCAAAGCCTTCGAAGCCTTTGCAAACAATCCGCGTCCCGGCGAGGTCTACAACATCGGCGGCGGACGAAACAATTCTGCAAGCGTGCTCGAATGCATCGATTTGATCAAACAAATCGGCGGATACCGAGTCAACTTCACGCTTGGCGAGGACAACCGCAAAGGTGACCATATCTGCTACATCAGCGATCTCAGCAAGTTGCGACGTGATTATCCCGAGTGGGACATTCGCGTTTCTTTAGAAGAAATTTTGTCGCAAATGATCGCCGGCGAAGAATCCAAACAAGCCTAA
- a CDS encoding serine/threonine-protein kinase — protein sequence MTDSICRGQPVDFDAVCREHPDLADELRKLWGAVLVTDTASSSVNEVPAAPAGGSRRWSRLQLPTTIGDYDLLEEIGRGGMGVVFRARQRSLDREVAIKMILRGRLASDADLQRFLAEAAATAKLEHPGIVPVYEVGDFDGRPFFSMKYIDGETLADRVARGPLPQREAAAIISQVARAVQFAHDHGVVHRDLKPSNILLSGDGSVLITDFGLAKEYRADIDLTRSGMLVGTPAYMSPEQAGGRRELLGPATDIYSLGAILFYTLIGRPPFVADTPVEMVMLVIEQDPSPPRALRPSLDRDLEMIVIRCLQKPVDLRYLSADGLADDLDAFLADEVVSARSGQFNQVVARIFRETHHAAVLENWGVLWMWHSLVLLVACFLTWQLEYWGVQSRIVYMGLWTIGLGAWASVFWKLRQRMGPVTFIERQIAHVWGGSMIAIGTLFPIERLLDLPVLKLSPLLGVTSGMVFVVKAGMLSGRFYFQAIALFVAAILMAVFPRWAHLIFGIVAGLCFFIPGFHFYRRKKSANSHAPPATVSEPSAPVSSVGVN from the coding sequence ATGACCGATTCGATTTGTCGAGGCCAACCGGTTGACTTTGATGCCGTCTGCCGCGAACACCCCGACCTGGCCGATGAACTGCGAAAGCTTTGGGGCGCCGTCCTCGTCACCGACACAGCCAGTTCCTCGGTCAACGAAGTCCCAGCCGCGCCGGCCGGTGGCTCGCGGCGTTGGTCACGTCTTCAACTGCCAACGACGATCGGTGACTACGACTTGCTCGAAGAGATCGGTCGAGGCGGGATGGGGGTTGTCTTTCGCGCTCGCCAACGCAGCTTAGACCGCGAGGTCGCGATCAAGATGATCCTTCGTGGTCGGCTTGCCAGTGACGCGGACCTTCAACGTTTCCTTGCCGAGGCCGCGGCGACGGCCAAGCTCGAGCACCCGGGGATCGTGCCGGTTTACGAAGTCGGCGACTTCGACGGACGACCATTCTTTTCGATGAAGTATATCGACGGAGAAACGCTTGCCGATCGCGTCGCCCGAGGCCCACTTCCCCAACGCGAAGCCGCCGCGATTATTTCTCAAGTGGCTCGGGCGGTTCAGTTCGCACACGACCATGGCGTCGTCCATCGCGATCTCAAACCCAGTAACATTTTGCTCTCCGGCGATGGCAGCGTGTTGATCACCGATTTCGGGTTGGCAAAAGAATATCGGGCGGATATTGATCTCACACGCAGTGGCATGTTGGTCGGCACGCCAGCCTATATGTCGCCCGAACAAGCGGGCGGACGGCGGGAATTATTGGGACCGGCGACGGACATTTACAGCCTGGGCGCGATTCTGTTTTATACCTTGATCGGTCGTCCACCGTTCGTCGCTGACACGCCCGTTGAAATGGTCATGCTGGTGATCGAACAGGATCCCAGTCCGCCGCGGGCGCTGCGGCCAAGTTTGGATCGCGATCTGGAAATGATTGTGATTCGATGTTTGCAGAAACCGGTCGACTTGCGTTACTTGTCTGCCGATGGTTTAGCCGATGACCTGGATGCGTTCTTGGCCGACGAAGTGGTTTCGGCCCGCAGCGGTCAATTCAATCAAGTTGTCGCAAGGATTTTTCGCGAAACCCATCATGCGGCGGTACTCGAAAACTGGGGCGTGCTGTGGATGTGGCATTCGCTCGTCCTGTTGGTTGCCTGCTTCCTGACATGGCAACTGGAATACTGGGGCGTTCAGTCGCGGATCGTGTACATGGGGCTTTGGACGATAGGACTAGGCGCTTGGGCCAGTGTCTTTTGGAAGCTCCGACAACGGATGGGGCCGGTGACATTTATCGAACGGCAGATTGCCCACGTTTGGGGAGGCAGCATGATCGCCATCGGGACATTGTTTCCGATCGAGCGTTTGCTTGATCTCCCGGTGTTAAAACTCAGCCCGCTCTTGGGGGTCACCAGCGGGATGGTGTTTGTCGTCAAAGCGGGGATGCTGTCGGGGCGATTCTATTTCCAAGCGATCGCGTTGTTTGTCGCGGCGATCTTGATGGCGGTGTTTCCACGGTGGGCCCACCTGATCTTCGGAATCGTCGCAGGCTTGTGTTTCTTCATTCCAGGTTTTCACTTCTACCGCCGCAAGAAATCCGCCAACTCTCACGCCCCGCCTGCAACTGTGTCCGAGCCATCGGCACCCGTCTCTTCCGTCGGCGTCAACTAG
- a CDS encoding alpha/beta fold hydrolase, with product MNKFIQVLLSVNCLLVTLVPKFSTALARDRDSERTMGVGFFKHGVICAIVLACTAGLVEAVDKPNIVIIFVDDQGYYDLGCYGATEVETPRIDAMAMEGIRFTDYYAAAPICSPSRAGLLTGCYPRRVGNHIWVHRADSSSGIHPDELTIAELFQQNGYATACIGKWHLGFQEPFLPRNQGFDHYFGLLHNLDPVEVVYFDDEGVPLMRNETIVKRPADPAELTRLYTDEAIAFMEKNTEKPFFLYLPHTMLHNPLGVSEEFKRTSKWGEYGDAIQELDHNVGRLFDSLKKLGISDNTIVIYASDNGRGPGRTPEQKIRGRKLSTYEGGIRVPAIAWGPGLGLQRGAESSAVVRAMDWYPSLATLAGIEIPQGPIIDGRDISPLLKGESAFVPAPGLGKSLNAKVPLRRRWDPPREWESLIKRWEYNDAFFYHGSQGSLAAVRWKNWKLYLNPSPELYDLFKDPGESTLVRNGDVIRKLRGMAILFQEEMRLDARVAGQAAPRRADAKTKIPAKIIDGLHRKPDVTFASYGDRTLAMDLYRPKGNWQSLPAIVCIHGGGWRKGQKINFRNVAQSLAEKGFVTASIDYRLSGEAPFPAHIHDCKAAVRFLRANAKEFGIDPDRIGAIGHSAGGHLAALLATSAGVQELEGKGGNAGVSSAIQAVVPMGGQTDFLSARNREISREKEVWQQFLSGSQEENPDAYRLASPLTHVDKTDPPCWIITGENDDPSTRADQFRERLEELGIQSELTVIKDAPHAFLATQAWFDEAIEIADKFFTKTLK from the coding sequence ATGAACAAGTTCATTCAAGTGTTGCTCAGCGTCAATTGTCTGCTTGTTACACTGGTCCCTAAGTTCAGTACAGCGTTGGCGCGTGACCGAGATAGCGAGCGAACAATGGGCGTTGGCTTTTTCAAACACGGTGTGATCTGCGCCATCGTCCTGGCCTGCACTGCAGGTCTTGTCGAAGCGGTCGACAAGCCGAACATCGTCATCATCTTCGTCGACGACCAGGGATACTACGATCTGGGATGCTATGGCGCGACCGAAGTCGAGACGCCACGGATTGACGCGATGGCCATGGAGGGAATCCGGTTTACGGACTACTACGCGGCGGCTCCGATTTGTAGTCCGTCGCGAGCCGGCCTGTTGACAGGTTGTTATCCGCGACGTGTTGGCAACCATATTTGGGTGCATCGCGCTGACTCGTCATCGGGAATTCATCCGGACGAATTGACAATCGCTGAGCTTTTCCAGCAGAACGGTTACGCGACCGCGTGCATTGGCAAATGGCATCTGGGGTTTCAGGAACCGTTTCTCCCCCGCAACCAGGGCTTCGATCACTATTTTGGTTTACTGCACAATCTGGACCCGGTCGAGGTCGTCTACTTTGACGACGAAGGCGTTCCGCTGATGCGGAATGAAACAATCGTTAAGCGTCCCGCCGACCCTGCGGAATTAACTAGGCTCTACACGGACGAAGCCATCGCCTTTATGGAGAAAAACACGGAGAAACCGTTTTTCCTCTATCTGCCGCACACCATGTTGCACAATCCGCTTGGTGTGAGCGAAGAATTTAAGAGGACTTCGAAATGGGGAGAATATGGCGACGCGATACAGGAACTCGATCACAACGTTGGTCGTCTATTCGATTCTTTGAAGAAACTCGGCATCAGCGACAATACGATCGTGATCTACGCCTCCGACAACGGCAGAGGTCCCGGTCGTACACCGGAACAGAAGATTCGTGGACGTAAGCTCTCAACATACGAAGGCGGCATTCGCGTTCCTGCCATCGCTTGGGGACCGGGGCTCGGATTGCAGAGGGGCGCGGAGTCATCGGCTGTCGTTCGCGCGATGGATTGGTATCCGTCGCTTGCCACACTGGCAGGGATCGAGATTCCCCAGGGGCCAATTATCGACGGTCGCGATATTAGTCCCTTGTTGAAGGGAGAATCAGCGTTTGTTCCTGCTCCAGGGCTGGGCAAATCGCTCAATGCGAAAGTGCCTTTGCGTCGTCGCTGGGATCCGCCGAGGGAATGGGAGTCGCTGATTAAACGCTGGGAGTACAACGACGCGTTCTTCTATCACGGTAGTCAGGGATCATTGGCTGCAGTGCGATGGAAGAACTGGAAGCTCTATTTGAATCCCAGCCCTGAACTTTACGATCTGTTCAAAGACCCGGGCGAATCGACTCTTGTCCGCAATGGCGATGTGATTCGCAAGTTGCGCGGCATGGCGATTCTGTTCCAGGAAGAGATGCGCCTGGATGCCCGAGTGGCCGGACAGGCGGCGCCTCGTCGAGCTGATGCCAAAACCAAGATTCCAGCGAAGATCATCGATGGCTTGCATCGCAAACCAGATGTGACCTTCGCGAGCTATGGTGATCGCACTCTCGCAATGGATCTCTACCGTCCGAAGGGCAATTGGCAATCTCTGCCTGCCATCGTGTGCATTCACGGTGGCGGATGGCGTAAAGGCCAGAAGATTAATTTCCGCAATGTCGCCCAGTCCCTGGCCGAGAAGGGCTTCGTGACAGCTTCGATTGACTATCGACTCAGTGGCGAAGCTCCCTTCCCGGCACACATTCATGACTGCAAAGCCGCCGTCAGGTTCCTGCGAGCGAACGCGAAGGAGTTTGGCATCGACCCGGACAGAATTGGTGCGATTGGCCATTCCGCTGGCGGTCACCTGGCTGCCTTACTGGCAACGTCGGCCGGTGTGCAGGAGCTTGAAGGCAAAGGTGGAAACGCAGGAGTAAGCAGTGCAATTCAAGCGGTCGTTCCGATGGGCGGGCAAACCGATTTTCTGTCTGCTCGCAATCGCGAGATCTCGCGTGAAAAGGAGGTTTGGCAACAGTTTCTTAGTGGTTCACAGGAAGAAAATCCTGATGCCTATCGACTCGCCTCTCCGCTGACCCACGTCGACAAGACGGACCCACCCTGCTGGATCATCACAGGTGAAAATGACGATCCCAGCACCCGCGCCGATCAGTTTCGTGAACGTCTGGAGGAGCTGGGCATCCAATCGGAGTTGACTGTGATTAAGGACGCTCCGCATGCGTTTCTGGCAACACAAGCGTGGTTCGATGAGGCGATAGAAATCGCTGACAAGTTTTTCACCAAGACATTGAAATAG
- a CDS encoding transposase has translation MPRTKRPDEAGKIYHAINRGNNRRKIFHKPEDYEAFLRTLSEGLGKYPVDLFSFCLLPNHWHLVLRPRKDGAMGRLCGWISSTHTLRYHAHNGTRGHGHLYQGPFKSFEVEDDAHFLTLCRYVERNALRAKMVKHAEDWEYGSLHRWHHKCDCDPKLLSTWPMRRPPGWRNRVNTALTQDELDAVRICITRGRPFGSQEWIEETCERNGIWSTVRPRGRPRKKPKTEAVQSPPR, from the coding sequence ATGCCTAGAACGAAGCGGCCAGATGAAGCGGGGAAGATTTATCATGCCATCAACCGTGGTAACAACCGGCGAAAGATATTCCACAAACCTGAAGACTACGAAGCGTTTCTAAGAACGCTCAGTGAAGGCCTTGGTAAATACCCCGTGGATCTCTTTTCGTTTTGCCTATTGCCGAACCACTGGCATCTGGTTCTACGGCCGCGAAAAGACGGCGCGATGGGCAGGCTGTGCGGATGGATCTCCTCCACGCACACACTTCGGTACCATGCGCACAATGGCACCCGCGGCCACGGGCATCTTTACCAGGGGCCGTTCAAGAGTTTCGAAGTCGAAGATGACGCACACTTTTTGACGCTGTGTCGCTATGTCGAACGCAACGCATTGCGTGCAAAAATGGTCAAACACGCCGAAGACTGGGAATACGGCTCGCTCCACCGATGGCACCACAAATGCGATTGTGATCCGAAACTTCTGTCCACGTGGCCAATGCGTCGTCCGCCCGGATGGAGAAACCGAGTCAACACAGCGCTCACGCAGGACGAACTGGACGCCGTTCGGATCTGTATCACGCGGGGACGCCCATTCGGTTCTCAAGAGTGGATCGAAGAAACCTGCGAACGAAATGGCATTTGGTCCACAGTCCGGCCACGAGGCCGGCCAAGAAAGAAGCCAAAAACAGAAGCGGTTCAATCGCCACCACGCTGA
- a CDS encoding sulfatase family protein, whose product MNRLLLSFTSQVLLAFLLVIALSAGTQAADDRPPNVVFMFADDLGYGDLGCYGHPYAKTPVLDQLANEGTRFTQFYVTGVTCNPSRTGLMTGLFPARFPKYAADFGFGDRLTITELLRKRGYRTGHFGKWHIGPDDSDGTYGIDTVKTIGKSRDRSAGRDTDLYSAAIEFIRENRDEPFYVNVWGHATHFPVNTPAELAGQFKDVTVDREDFSQAMQHKFDECLKIGGDLDKSMRQYLGDVYQIDLNVGRILEAIDDLGLRDNTIIVFSSDHGPAPVILGKKGTREFSNNMLGYAGKFRGGKHSQYEGGTRAPFIVRWPDKVKAGRVDTTHVCSFIDWLPTVCSIAGIEELPSQLDGEDISDIWFGGDRQRTKPLFWKSSATGSNPAMRFGKWKLHLPRKQRGVPELYDLSLDPSEGNNVAEAHPEVVDRLRKSLQAWVAELPANYEKAREK is encoded by the coding sequence ATGAACAGGTTGCTTCTTTCATTCACTTCACAAGTGCTCCTCGCATTCCTGCTGGTAATTGCCCTGTCCGCAGGAACTCAGGCAGCGGATGATCGGCCGCCGAACGTTGTCTTCATGTTCGCGGACGATCTTGGCTACGGCGATCTCGGTTGCTACGGGCATCCCTACGCGAAGACACCAGTCCTTGACCAACTCGCCAACGAAGGGACGCGGTTTACCCAGTTCTATGTGACCGGAGTGACGTGTAATCCCAGCCGCACGGGACTCATGACCGGGTTGTTTCCTGCCCGTTTTCCGAAGTATGCCGCCGACTTTGGTTTCGGGGACCGCTTGACGATCACCGAACTGCTGAGGAAGCGGGGATACAGAACCGGTCACTTCGGCAAGTGGCACATTGGTCCGGACGACAGCGACGGCACTTATGGGATCGATACGGTCAAAACGATTGGCAAGAGTCGGGACAGATCAGCCGGTAGAGATACCGACCTCTATTCGGCCGCGATTGAATTCATCAGAGAGAACAGGGACGAGCCGTTTTATGTCAACGTCTGGGGGCACGCGACACACTTTCCTGTGAACACGCCCGCCGAGCTTGCTGGCCAGTTCAAAGACGTGACAGTCGACCGGGAAGATTTCTCGCAGGCCATGCAGCACAAATTCGATGAGTGCTTGAAGATTGGCGGCGATCTTGACAAGTCGATGCGTCAGTATCTCGGCGACGTCTACCAGATTGACTTAAATGTCGGGCGAATCCTAGAGGCCATCGATGACTTGGGGCTCCGAGACAACACCATCATCGTCTTCTCCAGCGATCACGGACCGGCTCCCGTGATTCTGGGAAAGAAAGGTACGCGGGAATTCTCAAACAATATGCTGGGCTACGCAGGAAAGTTTCGCGGAGGCAAACACTCGCAGTACGAGGGCGGTACGCGAGCCCCGTTCATTGTTCGCTGGCCCGACAAGGTGAAAGCCGGGCGAGTTGATACGACGCACGTTTGCTCATTCATCGATTGGCTGCCCACAGTTTGCTCGATTGCCGGGATTGAGGAACTGCCGTCGCAACTTGACGGTGAGGACATTTCCGACATCTGGTTTGGTGGTGATCGGCAGCGTACGAAGCCGCTGTTCTGGAAATCCAGCGCAACTGGCAGTAATCCTGCGATGCGGTTCGGTAAATGGAAACTGCACCTGCCTCGAAAGCAACGTGGGGTGCCCGAACTCTACGATCTTTCCCTCGATCCCAGCGAGGGTAACAACGTCGCCGAGGCTCATCCGGAAGTCGTTGATCGTCTCCGGAAATCACTCCAAGCGTGGGTTGCCGAACTGCCTGCGAACTATGAAAAGGCGAGAGAGAAATGA
- a CDS encoding sigma-70 family RNA polymerase sigma factor, whose translation MTKSIWAGDEQTETLLGAARDGNSDAVNQLLEKHRAPIRRLVELRLDRKVQQRVDVSDVVQDVMIEASGRLEKYLSDPSMAFHLWLRQIAWDRIIDTYRRHRVSAKRNMDREQPMIAAVSPDQSTLELAIQVCDPALTPAAAATQREIALKVEEAVSRMNEQDQEIIVMRHYEHLSNLEIAEALGLNAAAASMRYLRAVRRLREMLQDEEDQPSIDGDALQ comes from the coding sequence ATGACAAAGTCGATTTGGGCCGGAGACGAACAAACTGAAACGTTGCTGGGCGCCGCCCGCGATGGTAACAGTGATGCTGTAAACCAGCTTTTGGAAAAACATCGTGCGCCGATTCGCCGCCTCGTCGAACTGCGTCTCGATCGAAAGGTCCAACAGCGGGTCGATGTCAGCGATGTCGTTCAAGACGTGATGATCGAAGCCAGTGGCCGACTGGAGAAATACTTGTCCGATCCCTCGATGGCGTTCCATCTTTGGCTTCGCCAAATTGCGTGGGATCGCATTATCGATACCTATCGGCGTCACCGTGTCAGTGCGAAACGCAACATGGATCGCGAGCAACCGATGATTGCGGCGGTCAGTCCCGATCAGTCGACACTGGAACTCGCCATCCAAGTTTGTGACCCAGCCCTGACGCCGGCGGCCGCAGCCACCCAACGCGAAATCGCGCTCAAAGTCGAAGAAGCGGTGTCGCGAATGAACGAGCAAGATCAAGAGATTATCGTGATGCGGCACTACGAACACCTGTCGAATCTCGAGATCGCCGAAGCGTTGGGACTCAACGCCGCCGCGGCGAGCATGCGTTATCTTCGCGCGGTTCGTCGCCTTCGCGAAATGTTGCAAGACGAAGAGGACCAGCCATCGATCGATGGCGACGCTTTGCAATGA
- a CDS encoding 3-keto-disaccharide hydrolase: protein MRHLLSLAVLAACCTAVNVAAEEPDSASTEKLTESVSLFNGKDLSGWIGREDLWSVEDGQIVGRTTADKPLKQNTFLIYADRKPANFELTLQFKIENTNSGIQYRSKIIDREKFVVGGYQADIDFGNRYAGILYEEKGRGILAERGQSVTIGEDGKKEVKQYADGAKLGNGIHPGEWNDYRIVANGNHLQHFINGTMTAEVIDNQTEKAATSGVIAFQLHVGGPMEMRFKNIVLHPVK, encoded by the coding sequence ATGCGCCACTTGCTTTCACTTGCTGTACTCGCCGCTTGCTGCACCGCCGTCAATGTCGCCGCCGAGGAACCCGATTCAGCGTCGACTGAAAAGCTGACCGAATCGGTCTCTCTCTTCAACGGCAAAGACCTTTCCGGATGGATCGGCCGCGAAGACCTCTGGTCGGTCGAAGACGGCCAGATCGTTGGTCGCACCACGGCTGACAAACCGCTGAAGCAAAATACGTTTCTTATCTATGCCGATCGCAAGCCTGCGAACTTTGAATTAACACTTCAGTTCAAAATCGAAAATACCAATAGCGGAATTCAGTACCGCAGCAAGATAATCGATCGCGAAAAATTCGTTGTCGGTGGCTACCAAGCCGACATCGACTTCGGCAATCGTTACGCCGGGATTCTTTACGAGGAAAAAGGACGCGGAATCCTGGCCGAACGCGGTCAGTCCGTCACCATCGGCGAAGACGGCAAGAAAGAAGTCAAGCAATACGCCGATGGCGCGAAACTTGGCAACGGGATCCATCCCGGGGAGTGGAACGACTATCGAATTGTCGCCAACGGCAACCACTTGCAGCACTTCATCAACGGCACAATGACCGCCGAAGTCATCGACAACCAAACCGAAAAAGCGGCAACCAGTGGCGTGATCGCATTCCAGTTGCATGTCGGTGGCCCGATGGAAATGCGATTCAAGAACATCGTCTTACATCCGGTCAAGTAA